ctaAACGGCTTCAttatcaatggagatagtatttcttccttataaacccatataataatcctcaacaatcttcctctcgaacaaaatacactataAGCTTCAAaggcctccccttaatcgataCTACCGTTGGAATAAAACACGTGTAAAAACGAACCAGAAACAAAAAGCCAaagcagaaagaaaaagaaacaaaaaaaacacaattatgaaggggaggaagaagaggaagcaaTGATAGTAGAAAGTGGATAGGCTTTGTATTCACTGAAAGTGCTTaatcatgaaccaaaaaataaaaacaccttttttaacacaaaaaagaaatcaggATGCATTATGCAATTATTTGAGCCTCCAATTATTAGAGAGGTCTATTTGGATCCTaccattaaattatatatataagtttcataatattttaaattaaacccTCACCTTTAACTGATACTACCATTTGAAGGAGTGTTGTTGTGCATAATTAGAGCATAAATGAGAGGCACACGTGTCATGAgatgatattaatttaatatatatccATCCGCTCAAAAGCCGTGCCACAATCAAAACGGTGCGTCGAAGCATCCAATTTGATTcccataaaaataataataaaggtaAGCTTTCGTGGCNgggggggggggggggggggggggggggggggggggggggggggggggggggtgaaTAATCACCTGCAGGAGGTTCTACTGCTGAGGATGGTGGTTTCGTCCTCTCCGGCCATCAAGAACCGCCGATTCATGCGAATCACATACCTGAGTTTTGAACTTACATCCGAAACGCCTGATCAACGACCCTCGCCATCGCCGGCCGCCGTCTTGTGGTTCTGCCTCCGGTTTATCGATCTTATCGATTAGTTTCTTCATCGTCGAGCATTCTCTTTCAAGTTGATGTACTCGCGTCCTCATGCTATCCATGTCTAAGCGAAGCATCTGATTCTCCCTCACCGTCTCTCTCCACGTGCCGCTCTCGTGCGCTATTGCGGCCGGAACTTCATCCTCCATTTCGTCTCCCTGTTGCATCTCCTCCGTTTCGCGACGGGAAACGGCTGAGAATCTTCCGGTCTCCGGCGGAACTGACTCGGCGGCTATGAGTGTTCCGGCGATGGCGTGACGAAGCTGCAGCTGTTCGAAGAAAAGGACCTGTACTACTGCTCGCAGTGGAAGTCGGTCGTTTTGAGCGGCGTGGGTGCATGCCTCTAATGTCAGCTTTTGGCAGTCTATTACTCCGCAGATCTTATCGCGTTCAGCTTCCGAGATCCACGGATGCGCCTGTCAAAAGAAGTTACACGAGTTAATTAGCTAAGGCCGATAGAGGATTTTGAGATCAGTGCTGAGTTAGGATTGTGAGGTTGCTTCTTGCGAACCTTGAGGTAAACGTCGACGGCTCGATAAACACCGTCGTCGAAGAGTCTAGCCTGTTCGGGGAGAGAAATTGCCAGGTTGTAGAATTTTTCCAGCTTCAGATTTGAGTCGGACGCGATCTCGGCGAGATATCCATCTATTAATTTGCCGACGAGCATTAACGCTGGCGATCTGAGACCGTCATCTTCGGCTTGATTATCTTCCGTTGCATTTCTCTCGACGAATCCGTCCAAGAAGTAGGACAAGATTCTCTCCATACAACCGACGTCATATAAGGTCTCGTTCAGATACGAATAACTTGGAAtcagaagatcatccagagtAGCTTGTTCGAGTTGCGATcctattttcttctctaaagCAGCTTTGCAAGCCTCCGAAGCGTTCAATATATTGGCCGTCCTCAGTAATCCGAAGTGGAACCTTGTTGCGGTTGAAGTTTTGGAGCTCTTCTCCAATGGAAGATTACTGATTATGGTCTCTAACAACTCCTTCTGTTCAGTCTCCGTTAGCATACTAGACGAAGAGGAGGAAGGCAAGGATGGCTTCCGGTTCGACCTGGATATACCTGGAATGTATTTCTTTGCGTAGTTCATTAAACAGCTCTCAATAATTTCCGAGCTTACATCTTGATCTCTCATGGAGAAAATCAACTGCTTAAACAGAGGTAGACTCAGCTGCGCGAGATCTTCAAACCAGGAGACTCCATTACTTCCCCTTCCACCGCTTTTCTTTCGCCCTCCGGTTTCGATTCCATTCCATAGCATCTGCTTCGTATGATCTTGAGCGTCATTGGCTCCGTCACTGACTGGCCATCCGAACAAAGCCGGATCGGATGAATGCGCTTTTGAAGCAATCGAAGCTATACATCTCTGCGTAATGCCTAAGGTCTCGGCTAGAGGCATTACAGGTTCACAAGATTTCAGCGTTTTGATCGACTCTTTGATGCTTTTGAGTACAGTCTGAGAGAGGAATCTCTCAGTTTTCGAAATTAGATTATCTTCGCTGTACTCTTCTGTCATTTCCAGAAACTCTCCGGCGCAGCGGAGAGAAGCGACATTGGAAGAATTGAGGTCGATCTTCACACCGTAGCAAAACTTCGATGCCATCTCAAAGATCTCGGAGCTGCAGGGGAAATCAGA
This sequence is a window from Cucurbita pepo subsp. pepo cultivar mu-cu-16 chromosome LG19, ASM280686v2, whole genome shotgun sequence. Protein-coding genes within it:
- the LOC111780944 gene encoding BTB/POZ domain-containing protein At5g66560-like, with product MATESQAVAGKPSAKRQAWFCTNGLPSDIVIEVDDMAFHLHKFPLMSKSRKLDNLITRREENYGTPTRENQNEITESEEQEEDEVEEEHCHIVLSDFPCSSEIFEMASKFCYGVKIDLNSSNVASLRCAGEFLEMTEEYSEDNLISKTERFLSQTVLKSIKESIKTLKSCEPVMPLAETLGITQRCIASIASKAHSSDPALFGWPVSDGANDAQDHTKQMLWNGIETGGRKKSGGRGSNGVSWFEDLAQLSLPLFKQLIFSMRDQDVSSEIIESCLMNYAKKYIPGISRSNRKPSLPSSSSSSMLTETEQKELLETIISNLPLEKSSKTSTATRFHFGLLRTANILNASEACKAALEKKIGSQLEQATLDDLLIPSYSYLNETLYDVGCMERILSYFLDGFVERNATEDNQAEDDGLRSPALMLVGKLIDGYLAEIASDSNLKLEKFYNLAISLPEQARLFDDGVYRAVDVYLKAHPWISEAERDKICGVIDCQKLTLEACTHAAQNDRLPLRAVVQVLFFEQLQLRHAIAGTLIAAESVPPETGRFSAVSRRETEEMQQGDEMEDEVPAAIAHESGTWRETVRENQMLRLDMDSMRTRVHQLERECSTMKKLIDKIDKPEAEPQDGGRRWRGSLIRRFGCKFKTQVCDSHESAVLDGRRGRNHHPQQ